In one Capra hircus breed San Clemente chromosome 22, ASM170441v1, whole genome shotgun sequence genomic region, the following are encoded:
- the ARIH2OS gene encoding LOW QUALITY PROTEIN: uncharacterized protein ARIH2OS (The sequence of the model RefSeq protein was modified relative to this genomic sequence to represent the inferred CDS: deleted 2 bases in 2 codons) yields MRQAPAGQRLWPATSRRTAGGGRRKDRETSGAGAPRPRPLAATAGSRRALRPSTRCRGRRDLAGSDEGGAPAGLGRRAESPPLPRPAGVNKAATRAAHLPAAAAPRPLSPGGPDRVGPGQKNRTQARRRRRRRRRRRANAGQARAASSGGAVAAAPEVLGAVASLPARGRPAVAGVATGAG; encoded by the exons ATGCGCCAGGCACCAGCCGGTCAGAGGCTCTGGCCTGCGACCTCTCGGCGAACTGCAGGCGGCGGGAGGCGGAAAGACCGAGAGACATCAGGCGCCGGTGCGCCCCGGCCTCGGCCACTGGCAGCAACAGCGGGATCGCGGAGGGCCCTGAGACCCAGTACGAGATGCCGGGGGCGCCGGGACCTCGCGGGCAGCGACGAAGGCGGAGCCCCGGCCGGGCTAGGGAGGCGCGCGGAgagcccaccc ctcccccggcccGCCGGGGTAAACAAGGCCGCGACTCGCGCCGCGCACTTACCGGCAGCCGCGGCCCCGCGGCCGCTGAGCCCGGGCGGGCCAGACCGGGTTGGGCCAGGCCAGAAGAACCGGACCCAGGCacggcggcggcggaggcggcggcggaggcggcgggCCAACGCTGGTCAA GCCCGCGCTGCTTCCTCCGGCGGAGCCGTCGCCGCAGCTCCGGAAGTGCTCGGAGCGGTTGCGTCACTTCCCGCCCGGGGTCGCCCCGCGGTCGCCGGGGTCGCGACTGGCGCTGGGTAA